Genomic DNA from Candidatus Methanomethylicota archaeon:
TGAGCTACTTCTCGATGAAGGAGGAGGTTTTGAGGGCGAGGGAGGTGGCGATAAGAGAGGCCCTGAAGGAGATTAGGGATGGGATGGTTATCGGATATGGGTCTGGGACCACTGTGGCTCAGATGACTGGGATCCTGAGGGGTCTGATATGTGAACGGGGGCTTAACGTAGTCTTCATACCATCATCACTCCAGTCGGCGGACTTGATATTATCCCATGGCCTAAAGCTCGCGTCGCTCGCGGAGTATCCTGAGCCTGATTTAATGCTTGACAGCTTCGACCAGGTAGATGCTGAGGGTAATGTGATTAAGGGGGGAGGGGGAGCTCTCCTCAGGGAGAAGGTCCTGATGCAGGCGTCCAAGAGGGTTGTCCTCGTCGGCGACAATCTCAAGCTCAAGGAGAAGATGGATTTTCCAGTTCCCATCGAGATCCTCCAGTACGCCTACCCGCACGTGAAGAGAGTCTTGAGCTCATGGGGCCTGAAGATGGAGGCCAGGGTCTCCGGAGGAAAGATGGGGCCCGTCATAACGGATAACGGGAACATATTGGCAGACGTCCACGCTGGAGTGATAGATGATCCTGAAGCCCTCAATGAGAGGCTGAGAAGCGTCGCGGGGATACTGGAGACGGGAATATGCCCAAAGGCCGCGGACATGATCATAATAGGATACCCGAACGACGAGATCAAATGCATGAATATCAATAGAAAAAAGTTCTAGTTATTCACTTAGTCATGTGA
This window encodes:
- the rpiA gene encoding ribose 5-phosphate isomerase A, yielding SYFSMKEEVLRAREVAIREALKEIRDGMVIGYGSGTTVAQMTGILRGLICERGLNVVFIPSSLQSADLILSHGLKLASLAEYPEPDLMLDSFDQVDAEGNVIKGGGGALLREKVLMQASKRVVLVGDNLKLKEKMDFPVPIEILQYAYPHVKRVLSSWGLKMEARVSGGKMGPVITDNGNILADVHAGVIDDPEALNERLRSVAGILETGICPKAADMIIIGYPNDEIKCMNINRKKF